In Heyndrickxia vini, the sequence AGATTTCAAATTACAAGTCGTAAAAGAAGCCACTGAGACAGGCAATAATTCGTTAGTAGCACGTCGATACGAACTGAATCCGAACATGGTAAGTCGTTGGATTCGTGAATATAAAGATGGCAAATACGGTGAAGTAGATGTTACTGTGCTGCCAGATATTGATTCTAAAGAGTTATCCGAGGAAAATGAAAAGCTAAAAATAATATTAGGTGAAAAAGACCTTGAAATCGCCATTCTACGAGATCTTATAAAAAAGAAAAACCCTCACTTGCTGAAAAACTTGAAGTAGCCGATCGTTGGATTCAAAAAGGCTACCCGATCAAAAAAGTGCTGAAAATCATTGGTATTTCTCGATCCACATACTATTATCAAAAGAACTATCGTGTGGAAGAGAAGAAAGTAAGTGAGGGACGGCCAGCACCCGGTTATTCCATCAAAGAGGACGGCCAAAAGGTATCTGATGAACAAATCAAAGAATACCTACTTGAAGAAATTGCAGGCGATGGCTTCAACTATGGCTATCGTAAATTAACAAAATTACTTCGTCGAAAATACCATCTTATCATTAACAAGAAAAAAGTTTACCGGTTGTGCAAAGAACTTGATATTTTACGCCCGCAACGGCAAAAGAAAGTCTCATACCCTAGAAAACTAGCACGAAATCGGACGATTAAAAGTTCGAACAAATTATGGGAAATTGACATTAAATATGGCTACATCGAAGGTGAAGACCGATTCTTCTTTGTATTGTCCATCATCGATGTGTATGATCGTAGTATTGTCGAATACTATATGGGATTAAGCTGCACAGCAAAAGACCTAAAACAAACTCTTTTGCGGGCATTATTCAAGCGCCAGCAGATAAATGAAAGGGAAAAACCTGTGATTCGCACAGACAATGGGCCACAGTTTATCTCCCATACCTTTGAAGAATTTTGTGAAAAATATACACTAGAACATGAAAGAATTCCACCAAAAACGCCAAATATGAATGCTCACATTGAGTCTTTTCATAGAATTTTTGAAGATGATTGTTTATCAAGATGGCAATTTGAAACGTATGCACAAGCCTATGAATCAGTCGCAGAGTTTATGGTGTTTTATAACGAAAGACGCATGCATTCTAGTATTTTAGACTTATCGCCAAATGAGTTTTATGAACAGCAACAATGTGAAAACGTGAAAATCAAAGAGGTACGGGTTTAATCGCCCCTTCCATTTTTTCTTCCTTTTGTCCCAAAAATTATTTCAGCCATTTCTGGAATGGAATCAAGGGCGACGATAGTCGGGCGAAGCCTTTACCCTTGAAGGAATGGAAGCAATGGCTATGATCTCAAAAGGACAAAAGGAAACGAAAAAGAATGTAATTTTAAGATAAAGTGAGATTAAGAGAAATACTGTCCAAAATTCGGGGGTTAATCCGATCGCCTAGGAAGAAGCGCAACATACAATGAAGTTTATGGCGGTTATTCAAGAGAAAAATTTAAGGAAATCACTTGTGTCATTAACCGCTTAGAAGAAAGCAAAATAAAAGAAATCATTCATGAGATTGACGAAAATGCTTTTGTTACGGTATATGACGTTGCAGAAGTTAAGGGTGGTAATTTCAGAAAGAATAATATTCATTAGATATAACAAACTTATAGTTGAATTACAAAAAGGTCTAGAATCGCATATAGATAAACTTAACGGATTCTCTCTTAAAATGCGAAAAGTGAAAAAGCATGGTAATTCGTAAAGGAATACTCCATGCTTTTTATATTTATTAAAACCCATAAAACTACAAAGTCAATTACTAAAATGCTGATATAATCCGATTTATTAACAACGAGAAATGTAACTTGAATAAACTAACGATAGTTGGAGGTAAGATGGAATGGTATGAGAATTCATAGGCGGAGAATTTCCGGCTAATGTATAAAAGGGAGGATTAAGAAGCATTAATAACCGGAGATATTCCGATTAACTTCTCTAAATAAGGAAAAATTCAAGGTTTTTTATAATATAAGCGGAAAAACTCCTCTTATTTTAAGGGAAATATAGGTATTTCCCAATTTAAACGGAGTTTTTCCGGTTATTTTTCAAACATAGGGAAATAAACATTTAGCTATAGCAACTAAAATCGAATAAATTTGTCTGATAATTTGATTCATTAGCAGGGAATGGTAATTAGCAATTCAATTATCAGATAAAGAATATCTATCCGCGAGTGGTAATTTACTATGTTACTCTTTTAAAGAAGAATGTATATACACTAATCATTTGGTTGATAAATACCCAGTTTATTTTTAATCAGAAAGTATAAATCTCTAAAATTATCTAACTATTGTTTATTTTTAGTTATGAGTATATAATTTAGAACATTAAATTAATTTTAGAGAGGATCAAAATATGAGAACATTAGAACGTTTTAGTCAGTTTGTTAGTAGTACATTTGCTATTTGGGTACTAATCTTTGCGACATTTGCTTTCTTGTCACCAAATACATTTTCTTGGATTGGTGAATATATTACTATTTTGCTAGGCATTGTTATGTTTGGGATGGGTTTAACCATTACAGTAGATGATTTTAAAGAGGTATTAACGAGACCAAAAGATGTGGCTATTGGAGTAGTTGGTCAGTTTGTTATTATGCCTAGTCTTGCTTATCTTTTGGCAAAAGGACTTAATTTACCGCCGGAGGTTGCAATAGGAGTTATATTAGTTGGATCTTGCCCGGGAGGAACTTCATCGAACGTTATGACATTTTTGTCCAAGGGAGATGTAGCACTTTCTGTAACTATTACGTCTATTACAACTCTTCTGGCACCTTTTGTTACACCAGCACTTATTTTATTATTTGCTAGTGAATGGGTTGATATAGCGCCAAGTTCGTTATTCATTTCGATTGTACAAGTTGTCCTTATTCCGATTATACTGGGAATCATCGTTCAAAAATTATTTAAAAAACCTGCACAAGCAAGTGTAAAAGTTTTACCGTTGATTTCAGTAGTTGCAATCGTAGCAATTGTATCTGCAGTAGTTGCCGGAAGCCAAGCGAAAATTGCAGAAACAGGATTGTTAATTTTTGCTGTTGTTATTTTGCACAACACACTCGGTTATTTGTTAGGTTACCTATTAGGAAAATTATTCAAAATGAATTTATCAAAGAAGAAAGCAATCGCAATCGAAGTTGGTATGCAAAATTCTGGATTAGGAGTTGCCCTTGCATCTGCTCATTTTTCACCTTTAGCAGCAGTACCAAGTGCAATCTTTAGTGTATGGCATAATATTTCAGGTCCCATTTTGGCAACCATCTTTAGACGTATGAAAGAAAAAGAAGAAGTAGTAGTTAACGAGAGTAAGGTTATATAAGAATAATAATAAAGTTGTCCCGCTTTAGGTATCATAGCTGCTTGATCTACACTTTTATCGGATCGCTTCCGGCTAATCCGATCCCATAAACTCGGAGGCGGCTTAGTTATCGGCCGCTTCAACCTCATTAGGTCCCATAGCACCCAAAGTTGCCCTGTTATCGGACTGCTTCGGGCTGTACCGAACCCATAAACGTAGAGGCGGGCATGCTATGGGTCCGCTTCAACTTCATTAGGTCCCATAGCACCCAAAGTTGCCTTGCTATCGGACTGCTTCGGGCTGTACCGAACCCATAAACGTAGAGGCGGCCTTGCCATGGGCCCGCTTTAACTTTATTAGGTCCCATAGCACCCAAAGTTGCCTTGCTATCGGACTGCTTCGGGCTGTACCGAACCCATAAACGTAGAGGCGGCCTTGCCATGGGCCCGCTTTAACTTTATTAGGTCCCATAGCACCCAAAGTTGCCCTGTTATCGGACTGCTTCGGGCTGTACCGAACCCTTAAATGTAGAGGCGGGCATGCTATCGGTCCGCTTCAACTTCATTAGGTCCCATAGCACCCAGAGTTGCCTTGCTATCGGACTGCTTCCGGCTATACCGAACCTATAAACGTAGAGGCGGCTTTGCTATGGGCCCGCTTCAATTTCTTTATTAGAGCCAGTGTCACCTTGGCTAGGGGGAAGAAAACCGTGACCATTGTAACAATATTTGCTTCGCGTTCTCCCTGTAAATAACAATTAAATCCAAATTTAATTATAAAGCGACTTCCAAAAGAGGCTGATAATTGTGTAAAATGTAAAATAAAGATAAAAAATATAGGATCTGGAGAGGTTACCATTGAGTAAACGTATTGTGATCTGGGATATTATTTGTTATTTGATATTTCCAATTGTTATTTGGAATTATGGAAAGAATCATATAGGTGAATATTATGCCATGCTAGTTTCTACATTGCCGGGAATTTTATACAGCATCGTTCGCTTCATTTTACTTAAAAGAGTAAATTTATTTGGAATTTTTATGGTTTTAAATTTATTAATTGGAACACTTGTTGATGTACTTGCGGGGTCAGCAATCCAGATGTTATGGAATGATGTATTTTATTCTTACATATTAGCTCTTATTTTTATTGTTACTATTGTCGTTAATAAACCTTTGTTTCTATTCTTCTCGCTAGATTTAGTAGAAATGCAAGGACACAATCGGACAAAAATGAAAAGTTTGTTCTATCAAAAGAAGATATTATTTATTTATAAATTAATAACTTTCGGTTTTGCTTTTAGAGAAATACTTTTATCTTCATTGAAAATTGCACTTATACTTAAATATGGTGTAAATTCATTTGATAAATCAATAATACTAAGACAAATTTTGAGTTGGGGGACTTTTGGTATTTCTTTTTACGGTTTCTTTTATATATCGAAGTTACTGAACAATCAGACAAATAGTCAAAAAACTTCCGATATATGTTAAAAAAGCAGCAGAATTAAAAAATGGAAATTTTCCGACCTGAGGTGTTTAATCGACATGTGCTTATTGCAAATAAAACAAATTGAAAAAAGTAAAGGAAATACGATTGTATTTCCAAAGATAGATTTAGATATTCATAAAGAAGAGATTGTAGCGATTCAGTGCAATCATGAAGTTGGAAAACAGTTAATCATGATGATAATTGGCGAGACACCCATTTCAAACGGGGAAGTATTGCTGGAAGGCTTGCCTATAAACCACCATTTTAAAAGCCTATCTAACCGTGTAGGGTTATTTTTATTGGATGAAGCGATGTATGAACGACTGACACCGAAGGAGTACCTTAATTTTTATAAAAGGTTATATGATGTGGACGAAGAGATTAATTCACTCCTTCAAAAAGTAGGTTTAATTGAAAAAGTGAAATCAAAAATTAGTAAACTTACATATTCAGAAAAGAAACGGTTACAGCTTGCTAGGGCAATTTTGCATCTGCCGGGCTTGCTTATTATGGAAGAGCCTGATCAAAATATTGATATCGAAAGTAAAATCATTATGCAAAGAGTATTAGAAGACTTTAAAGGACAAGGAAAAGCCGTTCTCATTACGACAAACAACTTTGAAAGTGCCATTTCTATGACAAATACGGTTTACCGTCTGAATGAGGTAGGCTTAAAGAAAATTGATGTCGTGGATGAGGAAAAGGGTACTTTGCATGCCGTTTCAATAGATGACCAGGTGATAGATTCGCCACCAACAATCGTAAATGAAGAAATAGAAAATTCAACTGCAGAAGAGGCAAATGAGGGTAAAGAAAAAGCGGAAGAGGAAGCTACTATCATTCATAGACCATTACGGATTGAAAAAATTCCGGCAAAAGTCGAAGATAAAATGATCCTATTTGATCCCACGGAGATTGTCTTCGTTGAGAGTAATGAAGGAATCTCCCACCTACATGTAAATGGAGAAGTCTTTCCTTGTTCCATTACTTTGAATGACCTATCGGAACGATTACGACCATTTGGCTTTTTTCGCTGTCATCGATCCTATATTGTCAATTTACAAAAAGTACGGGAAGTAATCACTTGGACTAGAAATAGCTATAGTCTCATTCTTGAAGATTCCAAGAAAAGCCCTGTTCCATTATCCAAAGGAAAATTAAATGAGTTAAAAGTGATCCTCGGAATTTGAGAATTTGTTCACATCTAAAAGAGCATTTTTTAGTCAAAAAAATGCTCCACTCACCCTAAAATTGGTGCCATTCAACCGTTTATATACTCCCTTCGCCTTGATATTACTGCGTTTCACTGATTTTGCAACTAAACTTAAATCAAGAAAACGAAAACGTGAAAAGGGGTAATGTAAATGGAAAATGTTATCGAAGTTCGAGAACTTGTTAAATCATTTGAAAACAAGATGGCATTAAAAAATGTAAATTTTCAAGTAAAAAAAGGAGAAACCATTGGTTTTTTAGGACCAAGTGGTTCCGGTAAAACGACAACGATCAAAATTTTAACAGCCCAACTTCATCCAACAGCTGGAGAGGTTATAGTGTTTGGTCAACCTATCCATAAATTAAAAGATCCTACTTATATGAGGAGAATCGGAATCTTAACAGATAATAGTGGCCTTTACGAACGACTTAGTATCTACGATAACCTTGCCTTATATTGTGATTTATATGATGTGGACAAAAGTAGAATCAATGAGGTTCTTGAATCTGTTAATCTAATACAAGATAAGAAGAAACCAGTTCAAAAACTATCAAAAGGGATGAAGCAGCGGGTTACATTGGCAAGAGCCATCCTACATAAACCTGATCTTCTCTTTTTAGATGAACCAACCTCTGCCTTAGATCCAGTCAATACAAAGCATATTCATGCGGGCCTAAAGAAATTGAATCAAGAAGGAACAACCATTTTTTTAACAACCCATGACATGCAAGAAGCAGAAGACCTTTGTGATCGCATTGCGTTCTTGAATAACGGTGAGATCATGCTACTGGACACACCCCGAAATGTAAGAGCACAACAAGAAAATACAACGATTTCGCTTTTATTAAAAGGAAATCGTACAGTTGTAGTTGATAAAGGTGAAGAAGGGGCAAAGGAAATCTATCAATATATGAAAGATGGACAGATTTTAACCATTCATTCCAATGAGCCGACACTTGGAGACATTTTCGTACAATTAACAGGGAGGAACTTATAATGACTTTTTCATTTAAACGAGTAAATGCCATATTTATTAAGGATTGGAAAGACCTGCAAAGAAATTCCTACATCATCTTTACATTGGCAATCCCTTTAGTTTTTGCTGCATGGTTAGGTCGTATGGGTGAAGAAGATGGCATCTTTAGCACCTATCCAATTAATCTTGCTCTTGTCATTGCAGGTGCTTTTATCCAAGCTGCAATGGTTGCAGAGGAAAAAGAGAAAAATACATTAAGAGGATTGTTGCTATCTCCTGCTAGTACAGTTGAGATTTTCGTAGGAAAAAGTGCATTATCTGCTGTCATGACAATTGTTGTGATTATTGGTTCCATCTTTTTATCAGACTTCAAAGTCCCATCACCCCTATTATTCGCAGTAAGTGTATTATTGGGTTTGGTTTTTTATATTGCTACTGGAACCATTCTTGGCTTAATATCAAGAACCGTAATGGAAACAAGTATTATTGGAATGCCTGTATTAGTAGTCTTTGGCATGAGCTCTATGTTTAAATCAATGGTGGAAAATGAAACTTTCTTAAAGATTATCGATTATTTACCAAATGAGCAGCTAAATACCATTTGGGTCGGCTTAAGCAAGGGAGAAGGCTTTAGTGGAATTATTGGAAATATGCTTATACTCCTGGTGTGGGCAGCTATATCAATAGTTACTACAGTAGTTATTTATAGAAAACGTAGGATTGATTGAAAAAAAGGATGAGAGTGTTAAGTCAATTTCCTGTAATTGGTATGTCGTATACACCATATAATTTATCAAACTTTGTTCTAAAGCTTTTGTTTTTTCTAAATTCCATCTTGAACCTCCAGTTACGTAAGGCTTTATAATGAACATATACTTTTTATGGGAGGAATGTTCATGAAAGGGAATAACAAGTATTCGATTGGGGAGTTTTCAGAAAAAACAGGAATATCAATTCGTACCTTACATTACTATGATGAAATAGGTCTTCTACAACCAGAAAAGCATCCAACGTCGGGCCACCGCATTTACGATCATCAAGATATTTTAACCTTACAGAAAATCATCAGTCTAAAGTTCCTAGGGTATAGCTTGGATAAAATCACTAACTTGTTAAAGGAATCGAGTTTTTCTGTTGATTTAAATGAAACGTTAACCCTACATTTACAAGCATTAGAAAAAGATAAAGAACGAATTGAACAATCTATCACTGCAATTAAGAGAGTTATAAAGTTATTGGAGAAGGAAGGGGAAGTAGACAGCGCCATATTATTCAGTCTTATACATGGTATACAAACGGAAAATATACAAAAAGAGTGGATGGAACGGCACATGCTTGCAGATGTAATGGAAGAGTTGTCAAACAAAACAGAAGAAGAAAAAATCACCTTAGATCAAACCTTTATTCAATTAGCTAAAGAAGTAAAACAATTGTATGGTAAACCTGTAGAGGACCTAAAAGTACAAGAAATGATTAAAACGTATATAGAAGCTTCTTTTAAGTTTCTTGGTGATGATTTGATGGAAAGACTAGCGGAAACCAATGTGGAAGAACTGGATGTACAAGAACTCGAAAATATGACATCTCCATTTACAGAAGATGAACAAGATTGGCTAAATCAAGCAATGGAATATTATATGAAACAAACGGAATCAGAATAGAAATAAGATTTTCTCGACCTCTTAATAATATTGGGGTTAGTATATGATTATGATCTATTAATTTTAAGCTACAATTAAAGGAAAAGTAACAAAGTAGGTTCCTTACGTTTTGTTGCTTTTTGTATTGAAAAATAGACAATATTATAAAAGAGGTGTAAATGAATGAAACATGCATTAGTTGTTGGAGGCACAGGAATGTTATCCAACACATCTCTTTGGCTAATGAGTAAAGGCTATCAAGTATCGGTAATTGGACGTAATGTAAATCGAATGGAAGGCTTGATAAGTAGATCAATAGATAGATCACTTATAATACCGATTTTAGTTGATTATAGTGATGTAGCGCTTTTGAAAAGGAACTTAAGACAGGCCATTGAACGGAATGGTCCTATTGAGTTAGTTATTGCATGGATACATTCGTATGCGGAGAATGCTTTAGAAATAATATCAAAGGAAGTTTCACATTGGAACGAAGGGACATGGAGTCTGTTTCATGTATTAGGAAGTAGTAGGAATCTTAGTGAAATTAAAAGTGAAATAAATGTATTTGATTCCTGTCGATACCACCAAGTACAGGTTGGTTTCGTCATTGAAAACGGTCATTCAAGATGGCTAACAAATGAGGAAATTTCCCAGGGTGTTATTGATTCTGTTCAGAATGATAAATTGACAAATATCATTGGCACTCTTGAACCTTGGGAAAAGCGCCCTTTAGCTTAGGTCTATTGTAAAATTCTATTTAATAATAGGGAATGTAAATCTTGTATCAAACATTATTTAAAATGAAAGGAAAGCAACAAAGTTTTAACTGCTTTGTTGCTTTCCCTATTAGGCGTCAGGAATCAATCTAAAAAAATGTAATTCAATTATTTTTTTAGGGAACGCCCCAAATCATTTACAACGGTTTTAAAGGTACACATATATCACAATAATCGTTGTAAATCATATTACCGATGTATCTTTCGAAAATCGGTTTGTTGTCAATTTGATATCCACTTCTGTGAATGGCAGGGAAAATTTCAGTCCATGCTTTTTGAATGTCCTCGGCTGTATGCTTTACTTTGTAAATAAGATATTTTCCACCCGCAAATTCACTTTCGCAAACTGCATCATCAATTTGCTCATCTTTTGAAATGACAATACAAGCATCATATCGACAATTTTCGAGTGGTGTCGTTTCCGGATTATCTTGTGGAATTCCGAACAGTATAGTCGATTCAGTAAGCAAATTTTTCTCTGTTGCCCATTTTTTTAACTTATCCATGGCTTGAACGTTTGCGGGACCATACGGACCTACTTGTCGCACATATGCAATGCGATACTTTGGAAGATTTTCGACTTTCATATTCATCATTTCTACTTCCCTTCTAGAAAATGTTTGATACATTTCGAATGCTATCATGATAAAAAAAAATAATCACCAAGTATTTTTAAAATTCAAAAAATAATTTGTGTAAATGGGTTGAATAATCATTTGAAAGCGTTTAAACCTTATAAAGGTTCATGTTTTAAAATCAGTTAACACGGTAAAAATGATAAGTATTATCGAATGCTATTTTAAGTTAAGAGAGCATATGACAAAGGAGATACTTATGGCTAAAAAGAACGTTTCTATTAACTATTCGG encodes:
- a CDS encoding short-chain dehydrogenase, giving the protein MKHALVVGGTGMLSNTSLWLMSKGYQVSVIGRNVNRMEGLISRSIDRSLIIPILVDYSDVALLKRNLRQAIERNGPIELVIAWIHSYAENALEIISKEVSHWNEGTWSLFHVLGSSRNLSEIKSEINVFDSCRYHQVQVGFVIENGHSRWLTNEEISQGVIDSVQNDKLTNIIGTLEPWEKRPLA
- a CDS encoding AraC family transcriptional regulator, with product MNMKVENLPKYRIAYVRQVGPYGPANVQAMDKLKKWATEKNLLTESTILFGIPQDNPETTPLENCRYDACIVISKDEQIDDAVCESEFAGGKYLIYKVKHTAEDIQKAWTEIFPAIHRSGYQIDNKPIFERYIGNMIYNDYCDICVPLKPL
- a CDS encoding transposase; this translates as MKRTKHSKDFKLQVVKEATETGNNSLVARRYELNPNMVSRWIREYKDGKYGEVDVTVLPDIDSKELSEENEKLKIILGEKDLEIAILRDLIKKKNPHLLKNLK
- a CDS encoding VC0807 family protein translates to MSKRIVIWDIICYLIFPIVIWNYGKNHIGEYYAMLVSTLPGILYSIVRFILLKRVNLFGIFMVLNLLIGTLVDVLAGSAIQMLWNDVFYSYILALIFIVTIVVNKPLFLFFSLDLVEMQGHNRTKMKSLFYQKKILFIYKLITFGFAFREILLSSLKIALILKYGVNSFDKSIILRQILSWGTFGISFYGFFYISKLLNNQTNSQKTSDIC
- a CDS encoding MerR family transcriptional regulator — protein: MKGNNKYSIGEFSEKTGISIRTLHYYDEIGLLQPEKHPTSGHRIYDHQDILTLQKIISLKFLGYSLDKITNLLKESSFSVDLNETLTLHLQALEKDKERIEQSITAIKRVIKLLEKEGEVDSAILFSLIHGIQTENIQKEWMERHMLADVMEELSNKTEEEKITLDQTFIQLAKEVKQLYGKPVEDLKVQEMIKTYIEASFKFLGDDLMERLAETNVEELDVQELENMTSPFTEDEQDWLNQAMEYYMKQTESE
- a CDS encoding ABC transporter permease → MTFSFKRVNAIFIKDWKDLQRNSYIIFTLAIPLVFAAWLGRMGEEDGIFSTYPINLALVIAGAFIQAAMVAEEKEKNTLRGLLLSPASTVEIFVGKSALSAVMTIVVIIGSIFLSDFKVPSPLLFAVSVLLGLVFYIATGTILGLISRTVMETSIIGMPVLVVFGMSSMFKSMVENETFLKIIDYLPNEQLNTIWVGLSKGEGFSGIIGNMLILLVWAAISIVTTVVIYRKRRID
- a CDS encoding IS3 family transposase, which encodes MLKIIGISRSTYYYQKNYRVEEKKVSEGRPAPGYSIKEDGQKVSDEQIKEYLLEEIAGDGFNYGYRKLTKLLRRKYHLIINKKKVYRLCKELDILRPQRQKKVSYPRKLARNRTIKSSNKLWEIDIKYGYIEGEDRFFFVLSIIDVYDRSIVEYYMGLSCTAKDLKQTLLRALFKRQQINEREKPVIRTDNGPQFISHTFEEFCEKYTLEHERIPPKTPNMNAHIESFHRIFEDDCLSRWQFETYAQAYESVAEFMVFYNERRMHSSILDLSPNEFYEQQQCENVKIKEVRV
- a CDS encoding ABC transporter ATP-binding protein, which gives rise to MENVIEVRELVKSFENKMALKNVNFQVKKGETIGFLGPSGSGKTTTIKILTAQLHPTAGEVIVFGQPIHKLKDPTYMRRIGILTDNSGLYERLSIYDNLALYCDLYDVDKSRINEVLESVNLIQDKKKPVQKLSKGMKQRVTLARAILHKPDLLFLDEPTSALDPVNTKHIHAGLKKLNQEGTTIFLTTHDMQEAEDLCDRIAFLNNGEIMLLDTPRNVRAQQENTTISLLLKGNRTVVVDKGEEGAKEIYQYMKDGQILTIHSNEPTLGDIFVQLTGRNL
- a CDS encoding bile acid:sodium symporter family protein, translating into MRTLERFSQFVSSTFAIWVLIFATFAFLSPNTFSWIGEYITILLGIVMFGMGLTITVDDFKEVLTRPKDVAIGVVGQFVIMPSLAYLLAKGLNLPPEVAIGVILVGSCPGGTSSNVMTFLSKGDVALSVTITSITTLLAPFVTPALILLFASEWVDIAPSSLFISIVQVVLIPIILGIIVQKLFKKPAQASVKVLPLISVVAIVAIVSAVVAGSQAKIAETGLLIFAVVILHNTLGYLLGYLLGKLFKMNLSKKKAIAIEVGMQNSGLGVALASAHFSPLAAVPSAIFSVWHNISGPILATIFRRMKEKEEVVVNESKVI
- a CDS encoding LytTR family transcriptional regulator DNA-binding domain-containing protein: MCLLQIKQIEKSKGNTIVFPKIDLDIHKEEIVAIQCNHEVGKQLIMMIIGETPISNGEVLLEGLPINHHFKSLSNRVGLFLLDEAMYERLTPKEYLNFYKRLYDVDEEINSLLQKVGLIEKVKSKISKLTYSEKKRLQLARAILHLPGLLIMEEPDQNIDIESKIIMQRVLEDFKGQGKAVLITTNNFESAISMTNTVYRLNEVGLKKIDVVDEEKGTLHAVSIDDQVIDSPPTIVNEEIENSTAEEANEGKEKAEEEATIIHRPLRIEKIPAKVEDKMILFDPTEIVFVESNEGISHLHVNGEVFPCSITLNDLSERLRPFGFFRCHRSYIVNLQKVREVITWTRNSYSLILEDSKKSPVPLSKGKLNELKVILGI